The following is a genomic window from Episyrphus balteatus chromosome 1, idEpiBalt1.1, whole genome shotgun sequence.
attcaccacagctgtaaaccaaaattgaaaaaaaaaaaaaattcacctcaatttttttttctcgcaaaacaatgtgcagccctttgttctgaaaaaatttACAACTTCATCTGTTTAcgacagatatttttttttcaagaaaaaaaatgttttcttcaccacttatttttttttatcaaaaagaactttagtttactttttgcaaaaaatcaaaaagtgaacattttcaaactcattttgtaacagtttttccgaccacaaaactaagaataatgatgcaaaagcttagtttttggtttcaaaaacaatttttgtagttttttttagggccagttgttttagtcggcggattagctgcgggtcaacttcggttcaagcatggatgtggatatttttacatatgtggaCCTTGCACCAATGCTAAACCGGAACCttaccatcgattttagaagataaaagttgctgatccgcGGATCAAAtatgtacaactggcccttaaaaaacaaacaacgctagaaagaaataaaaaattttacttttgtaaattttccatTGTTTAattcattgtagttatggctttaaggtcgtgtgcgaattgcgttaaaatgttggttaaaacttcacgtttggttaaattttgacacaaGCGTGGTGaacaaaatttgacagtagtggttaaaatttgagtttctcaagatagaaagatcaagatagatttgaaattacTTATTTGATATAATgcgttaatatttaaaaaaatgtaaatgtattaatacaaagtactgcctaaaattattatttatcttgaaagaattgaaaatgtacgaattgtttgttgtttttttatttattatgtttctattttgttggcagctggtgaACTATGAATTATTGTTCGAAGACTGAATTCATAATTTCTTTTTGATAGTAATGAAGTGAAAATTTAtcgatacaaataaaaaaagtgtgtgaaattgagaatttctttcattttcatactagaatatttaactttatatattttcagctgggttttgttaaaaaactaattaaattgtAAGCTGAAATTCAAGTTCGTTGGGGAAaagaaacacaatttttatatatttaactCGATCTTTATTACACGTCTGACTTGTTTGATTCTTAATATTCAACTGACTCAAAGTCTACGTTTTTATTCTTATAAAATGAATATAGGAAACGCcttatttttgggtatttttttttatcttgagggaattttaatcaaataaagttctatttaacacattttaacccaattcgcacagcaaaaaaataaatttgatccctcccttcaagcaagaaaacggagttcagaaaagacactccgaccgtgtgtgaacacaaagtcgaaggtgaatcgtggtgaaaaagtgagaaaattaaaaaacaacgtaGAGAAGACaagggcaaaaaaaaacagcgtcgcgtcattttgttattccaTTTGTGAAGTGTCTCGTGTCGTGCCTTGTTTagttgattgtttttaaaatatatttaataataatacaaaaatatgtaaaatttactatgaaaaattaaatatgaaaaatgttgtgtttgcaagtcgcgattttcaatgTGCATTTGCAAATGCTTCCAAATGTCAAGcgccttttttttttccattccaaTGCCGGACGTCATTCattccgacttcggctccgttttctcggaatggagattttcacacCAAtccatatgcaatcgacttcgcggtgattataatttccatactaatttgagccgtcttcggacccgtttctgagccgaagtcggacttgtttgcttgaagggcttttttaaccaaacgtcaaatttaatcgtggtagaaaatttaaccaaaattttaacgcaattcgcataGAAAATCTTCCCTTTCATCttttcgaactttctttctcTTATGCTCTTATGTGGGCCTTGAACTTAgtgtcttcgtgtagaagcagacttcgAAAACCAACTCGATCTCTCGATTCTCCATGAAAATATAGTAAGTCATGAGGAAACTTAAGTTTATGTACGCTGGTCGCTGTAGGCATGTCATTTTTCCACGTGTTTTCAAGAGCATTTTTTCATAGCTAAATTTcaatttggttaaattttatattaaaaatatttttcgcgGCACTCAAGTtgtcgtttttaaataattatttttttttggaaataataaGCAATGGGTAGGCCAGGtaaattggaaaatttaatttaatttgtatcaTGCTACAATTTTTAATAGTGTTGTGCTACTGTGTCTTCAAAATTGGtattaaattgaattatttgatgctccaacattttatttttccagGGTTTTCCCCACGTGGTGGTGATCGCGGTGGAAGAGGTGGTGGCGGTGGAAGAGGGAGAGGAGGTGGTGGCGGAGGCGCACGCGGTGGGTTCGGTGGTAGAGGAGGCGGTGGTGGTGGCGGCGCGCGTGGTCGCGGAGGCCCacgtggtggtggtggtgctaGAGGTCGTGGGGGGCCCCGCGGAGGTGGTGGAGGTGGTTTCCGCGGTGGGAAAACTGTAATCATAGAGCCACATCGTCACGAAGGTGTCTTTATTGCTCGTGGTAAAGAAGATGCGCTTGTTACACGCAATTTTGTACCTGGCTCCGAAGTTTACGGGGAAAAAAGAATATCTTCCGAGGTAGGTTATACGAACTTTGTTTACTAACAATTTAACAATATTGTAGTGATGAAAAAGTGTAGGGGTACAGAACCTGGTATCATGTGGCCAGGGAAGTCCTTTTCCTTAACTTTCTAGTTTGGCCCGAGGCTATTTTACTGATTGTGGGAAAAAGGCTTCAAAAAGCGCTATCTGAAAGCAATAAACAATCTAAACCTTTGTTTATTTCTATTACATAccaattatattatattttcttttacagGTGGACGGAGAGAAAGTTGAGTACAGAGTATGGAATCCATTCAGATCAAAACTAGCTGCTGCAATTTTAGGAGGAGTTGACAAAATACATATGCCTCCTGGATCGAAAGTGCTTTATTTGGGTGCGGCGTCTGGCACAACAGTTTCCCACGTGTCTGATGTCGTCGGACCTGAGGGTCTTGTATATGCTGTGGAATTCTCACATCGTTCTGGTCGTGACCTTATTAATGTGGCTAAAAAGCGAACAAACATCATTCCCATAATCGAAGATGCTCGCCACCCGCACAAATATCGTATGCTTGTGGGTATGGTTGACACAATATTTGCCGATGTTGCCCAACCAGATCAAGGAAGAATTGTCGCCCTTAACGCTCAACATTTCCTCAAAAACAACGGGCACTTTGTGATATCCATTAAGGCGTCATGTATTGATTCGACAGCGCAGCCTGAAGCTGTTTTTGCAgccgaagttaaaaaaatgcaagCAGACAAGCTCAAACCACAAGAACAGATAACTTTGGAGCCATATGAAAGAGATCACGCTGTAGTTGTTGGTGTTTATCGGCCGCTTCCAAAAGGTGGAAGTTAGAATTGACTAGCTTTTATATAGGcattagttttaagttttttttcaataaagtagacgatgaagtaaaaaaacattGCTATTGCAGGCTTTGAAATGAAGATACATAATTATATGTTAAAAGCAATTCGTAAACCATTAGTGCCAGATATACCGCAATAATTAAATAATCAGCAGTATTGTGAttttcacgtgaacaagatcAAGATTCCATCACATGTTATCTGGAGAGtgaattttttaatgacctCGATAAAATCTCAGAACCAAAGATCAAGGACAAAGCAACGAAGTTGATTTAGAACAGCCTAAACACCTGGTTTGTTTAAgaatcattaattttataaatccataaaaataaaaactcggATTAGCTTTTAAAATTCCGGATGGAAAAATTTCCATGTGAAACTCAAAATAGGGCTGAATAATAAACTAATTCACGTAAAGTTACTAACTATTTGCTTGCCATCTTTTGCAAGGTTTGCGTCAAGGAATTCACGCCACAGGgttgtaaaagaatgcaattttttgtgaatgcagtcttTGAAATTCAGTTACACTATTCCAAacaaagattgcaatcattgaCTTACATTTgggacttagacttcaaattttgcaatcaccaatcatttttcGTGAAATGAttgctatctttttttttaccaatcaattgactgcattcaaatgattgcagtcttttgcgAATGcgtgcagtctttgcattctttttgcagtttttcctttccttggcagtctttgcatttttttgcattccttggcagtatTTTcctcttttgcattcttttacattcttttgccacacccatgacaaacgtaaggatttcacaaaatttttaacatttttttagttcaataatgaatttgatagttGTTTTAAGAATTAGTATAATTGTCTGTGCAGAGTAAGGAGTGtaaataatgtcgttttcttttactctattaaggagtacctactctaaatttttactcctttttctggagtgatagaacataatgagagtaatttttttttgtaattgtgtgtgtgacaaggcaaaaatggatgaTTTCCTtgtgataacaggcctaggaaaaattgtatgaattgaaaaaaaaattaatattaataacatatgaagcataataagcgttcgttgaagacgcaaggcgcagaaattatgttcgaatttccttttgattttcgtttcggtgcgtcgcgcgctttttgaagacgcaaatttgacagctattttattttgttcttgttcatGACCCACCGGTGGGTCATGTTTCAAAAACACTGAAAAACGGcacaattttacaaaataactaTAAGACACTTATAAACATATACTAAAACAcactttaccacaaaaaaacacacttggcactttggtaatattttttgatttgcaTGTGTTAAAACAACTATCAAATTCTttattgaactaaaaaaaactatgaaaattttgtgaaatccttacgtttgtcatggatgtggcaaaagaatgcaaaagaattcaaaagaatgcaaaagtctgccaaggaatgcaaatgaatgcaaaagaatgcaaaaagactGCAAAGGAAGGGAAAGACTGCAAAAAGCATGCGAAAACTGCACGCAttcccaaaagactgcaatcatttgaaaaatgcagtcaattgattggtaAAAACAAGATTTCACgaaaaatgattggtgattgcaaaatttgaagtctaactCTCAAATGTAAGTCAAAGATTGCAgtcttttgattgaagtcattaaagattgcattcaaaaatgattgcaatcttttacaactctgtCACGCCATCACTTATGAAATGGGTGAATTATTAGTAAgtaaagaataattttattcctATCTTCGTGACTTTTGTTGAAACTTAATTTGTTCTTCGCAGGCTACATGTCTGTTTTGATTAATTACCTACTTGCTACTTGTTTTTTGTCGAAATTTCGCGTGTGGTTATGTTGAATATTATGctttaatttgatataaatacttgttctgttttgttttgttaaaaactgctgcgaattgattttgtttgaaacttaTCGAAGTAACGATTTCAATAATTGttagttcaaaatatttgttcatGTTGAATAAACAGTTTTTCTTATAAGTCTCGAATATTTATTTCGGTAGAAGTAGGTACTTTCAGGTCGTTTAAGAATAAACGAAGAATTTCAACAGGTTATGGGCCCAGTTGTACGCCGAAAGtaagaagaaataaatttgcaaCATATTtggtgaaagttttttttttcgaacgaTTACGTAATTACGTCCGGGTTAATCTTATGGCCTTGGAATTGTATGACGTTGTAAATGGAACGTCACAAAAGCCCACTAATGCTATACTTTTTGCAGCATGGTTAAGAACGGATGCTAAGTTATTGTGAATTCTTGTGGGTCCAAAGTTCTTATTCATTTGTGTAACTATTCCACATCGAAAGAAATGTGGGACAAGCTTCATTCAATTTATGAGCAAACCAATGATTCAGCTAAGCATCTTTTTAGAAGAACAATATTACTTGAATCAGAAAAACCCAACTCATGATATTGCCACTCACATTTCAACTTTAgaaaatttggtgcaaaaattgAAGGTAGCAGGTGTCACTATTGACAATagtaggtttgttcgttgtgagctctagggcactctgacCTTTTTCAACTaggggccctattttgtaaaacgataatcgttgaaactacttcgttcTTGTTCAAATGCGATAATCGTTTGatttcaacgatactcgttaatgCTTACGACTGTCATTTGCTTATCGTTTGACCTTCGTTCTCGTTTgtcttgtttagaaaaaaaatttgtcaaacttCGAATCCAATTTTATTTCCACTGATTGcaatgaacataaaaaaatataaacatactcgaatattaaaaCGAAGAAGCAAATATCTTATTACTATTAAAACAACACAACAAAACgataagaaaaacaatttaacaATTGATCCCAATTTTCATGGCCAATTGGCAATGGCAGAGATAAAGTTCTCCAAAAGatgattttcttctttaaactcATAAAATAAATAGTCGAAATCACAAATTATGTCCTtaagttcaattttattatgtttttgagtAGAAAATACTATTGAATAGCAcaagaaaagtaaaagaaatttttttttgccactgaagattttgtttatttacttattttttgacagctttGGTACGGTAAGGTTGGtacgcttgaaaaaaaaacatggattcaTTATCGTTGTACTAAATCGCTCTATGTCGTGACTATCGTTGTCGTGGGTATCGTTGGTTTGCCTTTCGTTTCGTAATACGAAATAGGGCCCCAGAGTTATTTcttctgtgttcgatgttcgctctgAACGCACCCTGAACAACTTTGGGTATTTTGTCAGAGCGCAGAATTCAGAgttatcaaaatcaaatcagctgttgtcatttaagaaaaaaaaattgtttagagtGCGAAAAGTGATTTGACGTTTTTGGATACAAAAGTTGTGTTATAAATATGAGTTTTTCACGAAATTCATGAAATAAGAAACTAAATAAAGTAATAAATGTCAAAACAGAAATCAGCTGATGAAACTAGAgatctgaggtgttcgatgtaaaataaaacccgagaaactctgatttttttgacagttgattgACTTGACTCTGGAGCGGGaaaacaacgaacagacctagtatgttgataaaaaaatactaatGACATTGCCATCGGACTACCGACATTTTTCTACGGCATGGGATTCAACAGCCAAGGAACATTAAACGATTATCAACTTGAAAAATCGGTTCTTAAAAGAGGAAAGTCGCCTTGGTGTTGAAAATGTTAATTTGGAAGAAGTTGGAACGAGTAAAGCTCTACTGTCAAAGCGAAATActggggccctattttgtaaagcgattatcgttgaaactacttcgttcTCGTTCAAATGCGATTAGCTATTACGATAATCGTTTGatttcaacgatactcgttaatgCTTACGACTGTCATTTCCCTATCGTTTGACTTTCGTTCTCGTTTGtcttggttgaaaaaaaaaaaaattgccaaactTCGAAGCCAATTTTATTTCCACTGATTGCAATGAAATAACAAATATATAAACATACTCAATTATTAAAAGGAagaagtaaattttttattattattaaagcaccacaacacaacaaaacgattaattaaacaaacaattGATCTCAATCTTCATGGCCAATTTGCAATGGCAGAGATAAAGTTCTCGAAAGatgattttcttctttaaattcataaaataaatagtcGAAATCACAAATTATGTCCATAACTTCAaagtaaatgtaattttttttgccactgaagattttgtttatctacttattttttgacagctttTCATTGGCGTGAAGTTGGtacgcttgaaaaaaaaattgttttttcatttttatctggcAATTTTTCAACCATGCATTATCGTTGTACTTAATCGCTCTATGTCGTGACTATCGTTGTCCTGAGTATCGTTGTTTTGCCTTTCGTTTCGTAATACGAAATAGGGCCCCGGGTacaataaagaagaaaaatttcacaaattttAGAAAGAAAGACAAGCCAAAGCGACCTGGTAAATGTTTGAAGTGTGGTCTGACTGGACACTGGAAGCGTGATTGCAAGGTGCATACACAACAATGTGATGAtaaacccttaactatagtggtgaaaatttgtggtgttttgaaatgataaaataaaatacaaaattgaatttttttataaattttttttttaagcattaaaagataacaattttagaagaagtaaaaaaaaaaaagaaaaaaagagaaaattcattttcaacggtttttattaactttttaaaagtagatgtgggtcccctggacccaccactatagttaagggtaaAGCATTTTTCAGCAACATTGTGCAGCCCTTGAGAGAATGTGATGCCTGGTTCGTTGATTCAGGTGCCACTAACCACATGTGTAGACGTCGTGATTGGTTTATGACATTTACAGAACTGGATGTTCCAATCAGTGTTGTCCTTGGTGATGGGAAAACGATGTTAGCTGTTGGACGAGGCGATTTGAAAGTTTTGTCGTGCAATGGAACTGATTGGATACAGGGGcccttttttgtaaaactattaTCGTTGAAATTACTTCGTTATCGTTGAAATGCGATTGTGTTCAACGAGAATCGTTAGAATTTTACGATACTCGTTAGTACTTACGACGGACATTTACCTATCGTTCAACTTTCGTTTTCGTTTAGCTGTGTCTGCCGGTAAAAATGTCTGGAACTCCAagaatgtaaataaaattataaataataaatttatgagtgaaaatcaatatttaaattattttgtttcattaaTAGGCCAGCTACAAGGACGGGccaaataaatttaatggtTCGATTTATGGAAAACAACCCAGGTGTGGCTAAGAATTATTTACCAAGCAGCCAAGCTAAAGCcaaatcaaaaatactttggagCAACTTGGCGGATCAGTTAAATTCGTGTGGACCGTATATAAGAACTGTGGACGGATGgaaaaatgtaagtttattGTAGAATAAATAAGATTTAGATACATTGGTACCTTCTTGCCTacgtatgtatttttttttttgttaaaggtttgGAAAGATTATGAATATAATCTTAAACGCAAAATGCGTGAAAATAAACTAGATTTCAGTGGCACAGGCGGAGGatcgaacaaacaaaaaacattttccgACAACGAGAAAGCCACAATGGCCATTCTCGAATTGAATGAAGCTGTGTCCGGTAATTCTTTGGCAAGGGACTTTGGCGGGCCATCCCGCAAGCCATCTGAGCCAAAAGATGCCATTACCGAAGAAATTGACGCGGTGGAAGCAgtaattgaagaaatttttgcGGAAGACGCAAATCTGGATGACGATTCCCCAGCGTTTCATCCAATTGCAGAGGATGAAGCACCCCCTCTTCCAAAAAAGGGAGACACAAAACTAAACAATTCCCAGACAATTCATCAAAATACAGAAGAATATGCACCAccccttaaaaaaaagaaaaatactcgGAACGCTATGTTAGAACAGCATGTTAACATGCAAGGCGATGTGGTCGGTATTCTTAAGGAAAAGCTAGCCTCAATGGAGAACACCCAAATTGCAATACTCAAAGAGCTTCAAACAACCAATAAGTGGCATAAAGAAGCTGATAGATGGAGGAGAAAGGCATATGagcttaaaaaagaaaaatttgatgaaatgaaaaaaaacaacatcaggaAAAATAAGCAATACATATGTAGAGCTTctttcccttaaaaaaaaaaacaaaatagaccTAGAATTAATGAAATTCAATAGTTCAGAAGAATATGCTCCTactgaaattgaaaaagaaaatgtgAAGACGACTGTTCCAAGAAGAGAGTCTTCCTCTTTTACTTCTTCCAGCACCTCTAGTGATTAGATGTATATGTACATCTTTATTTGTATTCCAAGTTCCTCGGTGCCAAAAACCAAAACGAAACTAAAGACTAAATACCTACTgaaatagtacaggaaagatagactttttcgtggaacgaaatataggacggttgaatttttaaaatctgaaagaggggtattagaaaagcttaagtcctggttttcgggacgccaaccccctggtgaaatccaccattttggaaaacgcgaatcgctctatatctccaaaaatatttgtcctagagaaatgCTTATCAggccaaagttcttggaaatttaattatctttttctttgtgatgcattatttttctgagcgggcgataattttgaggttatgttgttttcttcttcttcttcttcctttttctcggcgctgttatgatctcgatgtcgaggggatcataactatcccacgttactgcttcacactagtgatccgcttgtggggttcgccgggttgacctcagaaatcggcggcaagcctcccggttttgtattgttccatttctaaggccaactgaatgctggtgtttttgcatttgcttgtaccaggagtttttaggcctacctttctttttatttcgtcttggaacgttgtatgatattgcttttttgacggggttctcaggatctctcctttgaacatggcaataccaactgagtcggtcgtgttcaattttttttttttttttttcaatttttttttcaattttttgggagatggtgtttttaacatgaaggcttcctcggatcttcgtacttctaattctatcaagctttgtttctcttgctgtcatacgaagcatcttcatctcagctgccgttaacttactctcatactttttgtacattgtccaacattgtgaaccgtatgtaagtgctggacgcacaactgcggtgtagagccttcctttcagcttagggggcatttttcgatcacagaagatagcagaattttcccgccacttcatccaccttacgcttacgcgatgattgatatcgtcatcacaagtaccttcgttatttatcatagaccccagatatttaaacttttcacacttgggaagcactacaccattcaaataaatgtcaggaataggcctgtgtggatcagaaaatgggcagcataggtattctgtctttttcgcacttatgcggtacccattaccttctagaacatccacccatacatcaagtgctcgttgcagggatatcgggtcttcacttatgatggctccatcgtcagcaaagaataactgatgcacttttgggtccgtcactttgccttcaagcaggtaatcaagaacggtagtaaagagcagaggactcaagacgcttccctggtgtacacctactgtgatttcgaattcttcggtgactccagc
Proteins encoded in this region:
- the LOC129906666 gene encoding uncharacterized protein LOC129906666 → KDYEYNLKRKMRENKLDFSGTGGGSNKQKTFSDNEKATMAILELNEAVSGNSLARDFGGPSRKPSEPKDAITEEIDAVEAVIEEIFAEDANLDDDSPAFHPIAEDEAPPLPKKGDTKLNNSQTIHQNTEEYAPPLKKKKNTRNAMLEQHVNMQGDVVGILKEKLASMENTQIAILKELQTTNKWHKEADRWRRKAYELKKEKFDEMKKNNIRKNKQYICRASFP
- the LOC129906664 gene encoding rRNA 2'-O-methyltransferase fibrillarin produces the protein MGRPGFSPRGGDRGGRGGGGGRGRGGGGGGARGGFGGRGGGGGGGARGRGGPRGGGGARGRGGPRGGGGGGFRGGKTVIIEPHRHEGVFIARGKEDALVTRNFVPGSEVYGEKRISSEVDGEKVEYRVWNPFRSKLAAAILGGVDKIHMPPGSKVLYLGAASGTTVSHVSDVVGPEGLVYAVEFSHRSGRDLINVAKKRTNIIPIIEDARHPHKYRMLVGMVDTIFADVAQPDQGRIVALNAQHFLKNNGHFVISIKASCIDSTAQPEAVFAAEVKKMQADKLKPQEQITLEPYERDHAVVVGVYRPLPKGGS